Proteins co-encoded in one Paenibacillus antri genomic window:
- a CDS encoding Crp/Fnr family transcriptional regulator: protein MLSLLHQVPLFKHLSDDQLTRLSEICSRKGFKAGTVLFREKEPGDVFYIIVSGSVKVFTSNSGGEEKILSVFQAGDNFGELSLIDGKPRSASAQVLEDSMFLTLRGSDFIQLLRALPDMSLTIMQELCRRIRETNDHVYDLTFVDARTRVLKNLIIFANRNGIRSGNTIQIRIALNYDELARMAGVTKSVLMEVVRDLERIHILNATPQGFSLDLSKLRSGGA from the coding sequence ATGTTATCTCTTTTGCACCAAGTGCCGCTGTTCAAGCATCTCTCCGACGACCAGCTGACGCGCCTCTCCGAAATTTGCAGTCGCAAGGGCTTCAAGGCCGGGACGGTGTTGTTCCGCGAGAAGGAGCCGGGAGACGTTTTCTATATCATTGTATCCGGTTCGGTCAAGGTGTTCACGTCCAATTCGGGCGGCGAGGAGAAAATTTTATCCGTCTTTCAAGCGGGCGACAACTTCGGCGAGTTGTCTTTAATCGACGGCAAGCCGCGTTCGGCGAGCGCGCAGGTGCTCGAAGACAGCATGTTCCTCACGCTGCGGGGCAGCGACTTCATCCAACTGCTTCGAGCGCTCCCGGACATGTCGCTCACGATCATGCAGGAGCTGTGCCGCCGCATCCGGGAGACGAACGATCACGTGTACGACCTGACGTTCGTCGACGCCCGCACGCGCGTGCTGAAGAACCTGATCATCTTCGCCAACCGGAACGGTATTCGCAGCGGCAACACGATTCAAATTCGAATCGCCTTGAACTACGACGAGCTGGCGCGGATGGCCGGCGTGACGAAGTCGGTGCTGATGGAAGTCGTTCGCGATCTCGAACGCATCCACATACTTAACGCCACGCCGCAAGGCTTCTCGCTCGACTTGTCTAAGCTTCGCTCCGGCGGCGCGTGA
- the hemB gene encoding porphobilinogen synthase, with protein sequence MSYDRVRHRRLRGSAAIRALVRETRISAEQLIYPLFVTTGTNVKHEIPSMPGVYHYSLDLLEAEVAELRQLGIRSVLLFGVPDAKDEVASSAYDDNGIVQQAIRKLKQLDPELLIVADTCVCQYTSHGHCGIVEHNKHTNRAEIANDPSLELHVKTAVSQAKAGADIIAPSNMMDGFVAAIRSGLDESGLSHVPIMSYSVKYASAFYGPFRDAAHSAPQFGDRKTYQMDPANVREGIREAESDVIEGADFLMVKPALAYLDVIRALREQFELPLVAYNTSAEYSMTKAAAANGWIDEKAIVLETLTGMKRAGADIIITYHAKDAARWLKEV encoded by the coding sequence ATGAGCTACGATCGCGTTCGACATAGAAGATTAAGAGGAAGCGCGGCGATTCGCGCGTTGGTGCGGGAGACGCGGATTTCGGCGGAGCAGCTGATCTACCCGCTGTTCGTCACGACCGGCACGAACGTTAAACACGAAATTCCGTCGATGCCGGGGGTGTACCACTACTCGCTCGACTTGCTGGAAGCGGAGGTCGCCGAGCTGCGGCAGCTCGGCATTCGCTCCGTCCTGCTGTTCGGGGTGCCGGACGCCAAGGACGAGGTCGCCTCGTCCGCGTACGATGACAACGGCATCGTCCAGCAGGCCATACGCAAGCTGAAGCAGCTCGATCCGGAGCTCCTGATCGTCGCGGACACATGCGTATGCCAATACACGAGCCACGGCCACTGCGGCATCGTGGAGCATAACAAGCATACGAACCGAGCGGAAATCGCGAACGATCCGTCGCTCGAGCTGCACGTAAAGACGGCTGTCTCCCAAGCGAAGGCGGGCGCCGACATTATCGCGCCGTCGAACATGATGGACGGCTTCGTGGCGGCGATCCGCAGCGGTCTCGACGAGAGCGGCTTGTCGCACGTGCCGATCATGTCGTACTCCGTGAAATACGCATCCGCCTTCTACGGTCCGTTCCGGGACGCGGCCCATTCGGCGCCGCAGTTCGGGGACCGCAAGACGTATCAGATGGACCCGGCGAACGTGCGCGAGGGCATCCGCGAAGCCGAGTCCGACGTCATCGAAGGCGCGGACTTCCTGATGGTGAAGCCGGCGCTCGCGTACCTCGACGTCATTCGGGCGCTGCGCGAGCAGTTCGAGCTTCCGCTCGTCGCGTATAACACGAGCGCGGAGTACAGCATGACGAAGGCGGCCGCCGCGAACGGCTGGATCGACGAGAAAGCGATCGTCCTGGAGACGCTCACCGGCATGAAACGGGCGGGCGCCGACATCATCATTACCTATCACGCCAAGGACGCGGCGAGATGGCTGAAGGAAGTTTGA
- the hemH gene encoding ferrochelatase — MEDQRKYGSDAIGVLVMSYGTPESLDQVEAYYTHIRRGKPPTAEQLDDLVRRYEKIVGGFFPLRRNTDRQVEALQATLDREYPDLKFVCYQGLKHAAPFIEDGVRAMAADGITRAVGVVLAPHYSSMSVGGYVKRAQAAAEEVGVAMSFVESYHLHPKLIEALADRVRRALKKFTEVDAEEVKVLFTAHSLPERILQMNDPYPEQLLETSRAVAERTGVTDWQFAWQSAGQTGEKWLGPDVLEELERLHSEEGVDYALVCPIGFVSDHLEVLYDLDIEAQALAGKLGLHLERTEMLNTEPLYMETLADVVRGKVVEAGVGS; from the coding sequence ATGGAAGACCAACGCAAGTACGGATCGGACGCGATCGGCGTCCTCGTCATGTCCTACGGCACGCCGGAAAGCTTGGACCAGGTCGAGGCGTATTACACGCACATCCGCCGAGGCAAGCCGCCTACGGCGGAGCAGCTGGACGACTTGGTTCGCCGCTACGAGAAAATCGTAGGCGGCTTCTTCCCGCTGCGCCGCAACACGGACCGCCAAGTGGAGGCGTTGCAGGCGACCCTGGATCGGGAGTATCCGGATTTGAAGTTCGTGTGCTATCAAGGTCTGAAGCATGCGGCCCCGTTCATCGAGGACGGCGTTCGCGCCATGGCGGCCGACGGCATTACGCGGGCGGTCGGCGTCGTGCTGGCGCCGCATTATTCTTCGATGAGCGTGGGCGGCTACGTAAAGCGAGCGCAGGCGGCCGCCGAGGAAGTCGGCGTCGCGATGTCGTTCGTAGAGAGCTATCATCTACACCCGAAGCTGATCGAGGCGCTCGCGGACCGCGTCCGGCGGGCGCTGAAGAAGTTCACCGAGGTCGACGCCGAAGAGGTGAAGGTGCTGTTCACGGCGCATAGTCTGCCGGAACGGATTTTGCAAATGAACGATCCGTACCCGGAGCAGCTGCTCGAGACGTCCCGCGCGGTCGCGGAACGGACGGGCGTGACGGATTGGCAGTTCGCCTGGCAGAGCGCCGGCCAGACCGGCGAGAAGTGGCTCGGTCCGGACGTTCTGGAGGAGCTGGAGCGGCTTCATTCGGAGGAGGGCGTCGATTACGCGCTCGTCTGTCCGATCGGCTTCGTCTCCGACCATCTGGAAGTGCTGTACGACCTCGATATCGAAGCGCAGGCGCTCGCCGGGAAGCTGGGGCTCCACCTGGAGCGCACGGAGATGTTGAATACGGAGCCGCTCTACATGGAGACGCTCGCCGACGTCGTTCGCGGGAAGGTCGTCGAAGCGGGAGTCGGGTCGTAA
- the hemL gene encoding glutamate-1-semialdehyde 2,1-aminomutase, giving the protein MNGQSRSTSRSQAAFEAAKRIIPGGVNSPVRAFRSVGGAPFFVDRGEGSRIYDIDGNDYIDYVGSWGPLILGHAHPEVLAAIREAAERGTSFGAPTERETAMAELVCERMPSVEVVRMVNSGTEATMSALRLARGFTNRPKIVKFEGSYHGHADALLIKAGSGVATLGLPDSPGVPAGVAEHTITVPYNDAASLRLAFEKYGEQIAAVIIEPIGGNMGVVPPLPGFLEEIRSITTQYGALLIFDEVMTGFRVHLNSAQGLYGITPDLTCMGKVIGGGLPVGAYGGRRDIMEMIAPSGPIYQAGTLSGNPLAMAAGLTTLRLLGQPGVYEELERKSARLEEGLARNARELGIPSTINRVGSMVCPFFTEAKVVDYETAKTSDLGRFARVFGRLLDRGVSIAPSQFEGMFVSLAHSDADIDRTIEAHYEALKLE; this is encoded by the coding sequence ATGAACGGTCAATCCAGAAGTACGTCCCGGTCGCAGGCGGCGTTCGAAGCGGCGAAGCGAATCATTCCGGGCGGGGTCAATTCCCCGGTCCGCGCGTTCCGATCGGTCGGCGGCGCGCCGTTCTTCGTCGATCGAGGCGAAGGCTCGCGCATCTACGACATCGACGGCAACGACTACATCGATTACGTCGGTTCTTGGGGGCCTCTCATCTTGGGACACGCCCACCCCGAGGTGCTCGCGGCGATTCGCGAGGCGGCCGAGCGCGGGACGAGCTTCGGCGCGCCGACGGAGCGCGAGACGGCCATGGCCGAGCTCGTCTGCGAACGGATGCCTTCCGTCGAAGTCGTGCGCATGGTCAACTCCGGCACGGAGGCGACGATGAGCGCGCTGCGGCTCGCCCGCGGCTTCACGAATCGTCCGAAGATCGTAAAGTTCGAAGGCAGCTACCACGGCCATGCCGACGCGCTGCTCATTAAGGCCGGCTCCGGCGTCGCCACGCTCGGTCTGCCGGACAGCCCGGGAGTGCCGGCCGGCGTGGCGGAGCATACGATCACGGTGCCGTATAACGACGCGGCGTCGCTGCGGCTCGCCTTCGAGAAATACGGCGAACAGATCGCGGCCGTCATCATCGAGCCGATCGGCGGCAACATGGGCGTCGTTCCGCCGCTGCCGGGCTTTCTGGAGGAGATCCGCTCCATTACGACGCAGTATGGGGCGCTGCTCATTTTCGACGAGGTCATGACGGGCTTCCGCGTGCATCTGAACTCGGCGCAGGGGCTGTACGGCATTACGCCGGATCTGACGTGCATGGGGAAGGTCATCGGCGGCGGCCTGCCGGTCGGCGCGTACGGCGGCCGGCGCGACATTATGGAGATGATCGCGCCGAGCGGTCCGATCTACCAAGCGGGGACGCTGTCGGGCAATCCGCTGGCGATGGCGGCCGGGCTGACGACGCTGCGGCTGTTGGGGCAGCCGGGCGTCTACGAGGAGCTGGAACGGAAGTCGGCGCGCCTCGAGGAAGGTCTCGCGCGCAACGCCCGCGAGCTCGGCATCCCGAGCACGATCAATCGCGTCGGCTCGATGGTATGCCCGTTCTTCACGGAGGCGAAGGTCGTCGATTACGAGACGGCGAAGACGTCGGATCTCGGACGGTTCGCCCGCGTGTTCGGCCGCTTGCTCGACCGCGGGGTCAGCATCGCGCCGTCGCAGTTCGAGGGCATGTTCGTGTCGCTGGCGCATTCGGACGCAGACATCGACCGCACGATCGAAGCGCATTACGAGGCTTTGAAGCTGGAATAG
- a CDS encoding LysM peptidoglycan-binding domain-containing protein: MSQQASGLRFDIYERVHLPDNTVGVKEINGIELTPEISVVAQGEQAVLKGYLVLSGTYAGEGETRNEEERLTHRIPVEITLPLSRVENVNDIRVEIENFDVDLLSPRSLNVTGVLSLGGIETASPMEPAWREEEEVVFTHRVEQSPPTPTPAPPPTPEPAPFMAAEAVAPEPEPIPISAPNVAAVSAANEPETALPEANEPQAEAPATISAAENAEPNEEPEAAEALEAAQEPEAAPAPEKQEIKIAFSGKTSESPQAPIGVNAIMSMAGAGAAQTAQAAQATQATQATQAEKRQEPPPQPAAAAETAEGKDRLEWKKLFLQSSADETSFRKVRMCIAQKEDTIETIADRYQKNVRELMLYNRINDQYLQEGQIVYIP; encoded by the coding sequence TTGTCCCAACAGGCATCCGGATTGCGGTTCGACATTTACGAACGCGTTCATCTTCCTGACAATACGGTCGGCGTGAAGGAAATCAACGGCATCGAGCTGACGCCGGAAATCAGTGTTGTCGCGCAAGGAGAACAGGCGGTATTGAAGGGGTATTTGGTGTTGTCGGGTACATACGCGGGGGAGGGCGAGACGCGGAACGAGGAGGAGCGGCTGACGCATCGCATTCCGGTGGAAATTACGCTGCCGCTCAGCCGAGTGGAAAACGTGAACGACATCCGGGTCGAAATCGAAAATTTCGACGTGGACTTGTTATCCCCAAGAAGCCTTAACGTGACGGGCGTTCTATCGCTTGGCGGCATCGAGACGGCGAGCCCGATGGAGCCCGCTTGGCGCGAAGAAGAGGAGGTCGTCTTCACGCATCGCGTGGAGCAGAGCCCGCCGACGCCGACGCCGGCTCCACCGCCGACGCCTGAGCCTGCGCCGTTCATGGCGGCCGAGGCGGTAGCGCCGGAGCCCGAGCCGATCCCGATTTCGGCGCCGAACGTGGCCGCGGTCTCTGCGGCGAACGAGCCCGAAACGGCGCTCCCGGAGGCGAACGAGCCGCAAGCCGAAGCGCCGGCGACGATCTCGGCTGCGGAGAACGCCGAGCCGAACGAGGAGCCCGAGGCCGCGGAGGCATTGGAAGCCGCGCAAGAGCCCGAAGCGGCGCCCGCGCCCGAGAAGCAGGAGATCAAGATCGCCTTCTCCGGCAAGACGTCCGAGAGCCCGCAAGCGCCGATCGGCGTGAACGCGATCATGTCGATGGCCGGCGCGGGAGCGGCCCAAACGGCCCAAGCGGCCCAAGCGACTCAAGCGACTCAAGCGACTCAAGCGGAGAAACGGCAGGAGCCGCCGCCGCAGCCGGCCGCGGCGGCCGAAACCGCCGAGGGCAAGGACCGCCTCGAGTGGAAGAAGCTGTTCCTGCAGTCGAGCGCCGACGAAACGTCGTTCCGCAAGGTACGCATGTGCATCGCCCAGAAGGAAGACACGATCGAGACGATCGCGGATCGGTATCAGAAGAACGTCCGCGAGCTGATGCTGTACAACCGCATCAACGATCAATATTTACAGGAAGGGCAGATCGTCTACATTCCGTAG
- the hemG gene encoding protoporphyrinogen oxidase has translation MENERGKADPHLVVIGGGITGLTTAFYAIRQAKAEGLGLKVTLIEGSERLGGKIRTMRRDGFVIERGPDSFLARKRPIIDLSRELGLAEELVTLNPATKKTYILRGGKLHRIPPGLVLGVPTEWKPFVTSGLIGLSGKLRAALDWVLPAARGDADESLGGFLRRRLGDQVVDFVAEPLLSGIYAGDADKLSLLATFPQFRAAERKYRSLMIGLGRGAGATRSGAAGEDHIPPHARGSAFLSYRRGLSALVERLSETLQAEGAVLLTGEPVRAVTPERGGGAVVTLANGDALLADAVAVTTPVSALGELLQGVPEASLFRDMAYASVANVVLGYRRDAIRVPLDGAGFVIPRTEGRFITACTWTSEKWLHTAPRENVLIRCYVGRIDDERWRTMDDAALGAAVKREVAELIGIDVEPEFLDITRLEKSMPQYEVGHLDKVRALRDALMKKAPGVFAAGAGFEGVGLPDCIHQGKQAAEQAVAFTRRRSEA, from the coding sequence ATGGAGAACGAACGAGGGAAGGCCGATCCGCATCTCGTCGTCATCGGCGGCGGGATTACGGGTCTAACGACGGCGTTCTATGCGATCCGGCAGGCGAAAGCCGAAGGGCTCGGGCTCAAGGTGACGTTGATCGAGGGGAGCGAGAGGCTCGGCGGGAAAATTCGAACGATGCGGCGGGACGGCTTCGTGATCGAACGAGGACCGGATTCGTTCCTCGCCCGCAAGCGCCCGATCATCGACCTGTCCCGCGAGCTCGGCCTCGCGGAGGAGCTCGTCACGCTGAACCCGGCGACGAAGAAGACGTACATCTTGCGCGGCGGCAAGCTGCACCGCATCCCGCCGGGCCTCGTGCTCGGCGTGCCCACCGAATGGAAGCCGTTCGTGACGAGCGGCTTGATCGGCTTGTCCGGCAAGCTGCGCGCGGCGCTCGACTGGGTGCTGCCCGCGGCCCGCGGCGACGCGGACGAATCGCTCGGCGGGTTTCTCCGCCGGCGGCTCGGCGACCAAGTCGTCGACTTCGTGGCCGAGCCGCTGCTCTCCGGCATCTATGCCGGCGATGCGGACAAGCTCAGCCTGCTGGCGACGTTCCCGCAGTTTCGCGCGGCGGAGCGCAAGTACCGCAGCCTCATGATCGGGCTCGGACGCGGCGCCGGCGCGACGCGCAGCGGGGCCGCCGGCGAGGACCATATCCCGCCGCACGCCCGCGGCAGCGCGTTCCTCAGCTACCGCCGCGGCTTGTCCGCCCTCGTCGAGCGGCTCTCGGAGACGCTGCAGGCGGAAGGCGCCGTGCTGCTTACGGGCGAGCCCGTGCGCGCCGTGACGCCGGAGCGGGGCGGCGGCGCCGTCGTTACGCTGGCGAACGGCGACGCGCTGCTCGCGGACGCCGTCGCGGTCACGACGCCGGTTTCGGCGCTCGGGGAGCTGCTCCAAGGCGTGCCGGAGGCGTCCTTGTTCCGCGACATGGCGTACGCGTCGGTTGCCAACGTCGTGCTCGGGTACCGCCGGGACGCGATCCGGGTGCCGCTCGACGGCGCCGGCTTCGTCATTCCGCGCACGGAAGGGCGATTCATTACAGCCTGCACGTGGACGTCGGAGAAGTGGCTCCACACGGCGCCGCGGGAGAACGTGCTCATCCGGTGTTACGTCGGGCGCATCGACGACGAGCGGTGGCGGACGATGGACGATGCGGCGCTCGGCGCCGCGGTGAAGCGGGAGGTGGCCGAGCTGATCGGCATCGACGTCGAGCCGGAGTTTCTCGACATCACCCGCCTCGAGAAGTCGATGCCGCAATACGAGGTCGGCCACCTGGACAAGGTTCGGGCGCTGCGCGACGCCCTCATGAAGAAAGCCCCCGGCGTGTTCGCGGCGGGGGCTGGATTCGAAGGCGTCGGATTGCCGGATTGCATTCATCAAGGCAAGCAAGCGGCGGAGCAGGCGGTCGCATTCACGCGCCGCCGGAGCGAAGCTTAG
- the hemE gene encoding uroporphyrinogen decarboxylase: MSAYNDLFLRACRGETTERVPVWYMRQAGRYDPEYRKIKEKYSLLEICEQPELAAEVTLMPVKKLGVDAAILYSDIMNPVASIGIDFDIVKNIGPVIHNPVRTRADVEALRPIDVEGDLSHILKTIRILDRELKVPLITFAGSPFTIASYLIEGRPSKSYILTKTMMYNEPDVWHALMNKLGDMIVAYVRAQFANGSKAVQLFDSWVGALSPRDFRAYVLPVIERIFRELSDIPHPKIYFPGVASGELLPLLGGVEADVIGLDWRVSVREGRRRLGDRFAVQGNLDPYVLTASQDVIEAQAAAILDEGMEAPGYIFNLGHGLFPEASLEKLKSLTEFVHRYSERQRSI, encoded by the coding sequence ATGAGCGCATATAACGATTTGTTCCTGCGGGCGTGCCGCGGGGAGACGACGGAACGCGTTCCGGTCTGGTACATGCGCCAGGCGGGACGGTACGATCCGGAATATCGGAAAATCAAAGAGAAGTACTCCTTGCTGGAAATTTGCGAGCAGCCGGAGCTGGCGGCGGAAGTGACGTTGATGCCCGTCAAGAAGCTCGGCGTCGACGCGGCCATTCTGTACTCCGACATTATGAATCCGGTCGCTTCGATCGGCATCGACTTCGATATCGTGAAGAACATCGGGCCGGTCATCCATAACCCGGTGCGCACCCGCGCGGACGTCGAGGCGCTCCGGCCGATCGACGTCGAAGGCGACTTGTCCCATATTTTGAAGACGATTCGGATTTTGGACCGAGAGCTGAAGGTGCCGCTCATCACGTTCGCGGGGTCGCCCTTCACGATCGCGAGCTACTTGATCGAAGGACGGCCGTCGAAGAGCTATATTTTAACGAAAACGATGATGTACAACGAGCCCGACGTCTGGCACGCGCTCATGAACAAGCTCGGCGATATGATCGTCGCCTACGTGCGCGCGCAGTTCGCTAACGGCTCGAAGGCGGTTCAGCTGTTCGACAGCTGGGTCGGGGCGCTCTCGCCGCGCGACTTCCGCGCGTACGTGCTGCCGGTCATCGAACGCATCTTCCGCGAGCTGTCGGACATCCCGCACCCGAAAATTTACTTCCCGGGCGTCGCGTCCGGCGAGCTGCTGCCGTTGCTCGGCGGCGTCGAAGCCGACGTGATCGGCCTCGATTGGCGCGTGTCCGTCCGCGAAGGGCGCCGGCGCCTCGGCGATCGGTTCGCCGTGCAGGGCAATCTGGACCCGTACGTGCTGACGGCGTCGCAAGACGTCATCGAAGCGCAGGCGGCGGCGATTTTGGACGAAGGGATGGAAGCGCCGGGGTATATTTTCAACTTGGGCCACGGCCTGTTCCCGGAAGCGTCTCTCGAGAAGCTGAAGTCGTTAACCGAATTCGTTCATCGGTATTCCGAACGACAAAGGAGCATCTAA